In Flavobacterium sp. CBA20B-1, one DNA window encodes the following:
- a CDS encoding head GIN domain-containing protein: MKKILALFFVSLITVTSYAQDRKIKGNGVVQEKNRRVQKYTKVVIDGDLTVELLNNPFKNTIRTSGDGNLHHLVQVKVENQVLTLKRKPGFVVISQTEPLKITLTSKDIEAISMMGDKGSISNLGAIESSELTLSNAGSGTMDLRVKAEKLILNTENEGSIRVEGNANTVKIDHKGNGEINMKDLSNFFTEVASTGAGDIYTNTVNGIDGTISGSGNLYYRFTKTVNVTENGEGKAIKQEN; encoded by the coding sequence ATGAAAAAAATTTTAGCACTGTTTTTTGTATCGTTGATAACGGTAACAAGCTATGCTCAAGATCGAAAAATAAAAGGAAACGGCGTGGTTCAAGAAAAAAATCGCCGGGTGCAAAAATATACCAAAGTAGTGATAGATGGTGATTTAACCGTTGAATTGCTAAACAATCCTTTTAAAAACACCATCCGCACATCTGGCGACGGTAATTTGCATCATTTGGTTCAGGTAAAAGTGGAAAATCAGGTGTTGACTTTAAAACGCAAACCTGGATTTGTAGTAATAAGCCAAACAGAACCATTAAAAATCACTCTTACAAGCAAAGATATAGAAGCAATTTCCATGATGGGTGATAAAGGGAGTATTAGCAATTTAGGAGCTATTGAATCAAGCGAATTAACCCTTTCGAATGCTGGTTCTGGAACGATGGATTTAAGAGTGAAAGCCGAAAAATTGATTTTAAACACCGAAAATGAAGGCAGTATTCGGGTGGAAGGGAATGCAAACACTGTTAAAATAGACCATAAAGGAAATGGTGAAATAAACATGAAAGATTTGTCGAACTTTTTTACTGAAGTAGCATCTACAGGTGCTGGCGATATTTATACCAACACAGTTAATGGAATTGATGGAACGATAAGTGGTAGTGGAAATTTGTACTATCGCTTCACAAAAACAGTGAATGTAACCGAGAACGGAGAAGGAAAAGCAATAAAACAAGAGAATTAA